Genomic window (Pseudomonas sp. MM211):
GCGAGTGGCCAGCAAGCTGGGCCATAGCTTTCTCTATCTCGGCTTGTTCGTGCTGATGATTTCCGGCTACCTGATCTCCACGGCCGATGGCCGTCCGATCAGTGTGTTCGGGCTGTTCGATGTACCGGCAAGCGTGACCAGCATCCCCAATCAGGGGGATGTCGCCGGTTTGATCCACGAGTACCTGGCCTGGACTATCGTGATTTTTGCTGTCCTGCATGGTCTGGCTGCACTTAAACACCACTTCATCGACCGTGATCGCACGTTGTTGCGTATCTTCGGACGTTGATCCTTCAGCTGTTTCGGCATTGCACCGCAATGCCGTTCATTTCATCTCTCAAGGAATTCCCATGTTGAAGAAGACTTTCGCTGCACTGGCACTGGGCACCGCACTGTTGGGCGCTGGCCATGCAATGGCTGCTGACTACGCTATCGACAAGCAAGGTCAGCACGCCTTCGTCAATTTCAAGATCAGCCACCTGGGCTACAGCTGGCTGTACGGTACCTTCAAGGATTTCGACGGCAGCTTCAGCTTCGATGAGAAGAACCCGGAAGCCAGCAAGGTCAACGTTACCCTGAAGACCGAAAGCGTCGACACCAACCATGCCGAGCGCGATAAGCACATCCGCAGCGCCGATTTCCTCAACGTCAGCAAGAACCCGACTGCAACCTTCGCGTCCACCGCCGTCAAGTCGACTGGCAAGGATACCGCTGATATCACCGGCAACCTGACCCTCAATGGCGTGACCAAGCCGGTGGTGATTGCTGCCAAGTTCCTGGGGCAGGGCGACGATCCATGGGGCGGCTACCGCGCTGGTTTTGAAGGCAGCACCAAGCTGAAGCTGAAAGACTTCAACATCGAGAAGGATCTGGGCCCGGCTTCGCAGGAAGTCGAGCTGATCATCTCCGTGGAAGGCGTACGCAAGTAAGCTTGAGCGCTGCATGAAAAACGCCGACCCTTGGGTCGGCGTTTTTTTGCCCCGCATTCTTGGCGCGCCGCTGCGGGTCATCACCCGCGAGGTTAAACGTGCTGCACCAATGAAAACGCCGGCACTAGGCCGGCGTTTTCAATGAGCCAATACTCAGCTGTCGCGATTGCGGGTCAGCAGGGCAGGCTTCTCGCCGCGTGGACGGCTGCTTTGTAGCTGGTCGAGCTGCTCGGGCGTCGGTAGGCGATCGCTGCGCGAGCTCTTGTGCACGATGACCGGTTGCTTGTCACGGCTACTGCGCACGGCAGGCTCTTGACGCGGCAATTCATCGCGGTTCAGCGAGGTGGTGGTATCGCGCTGCTGGCCGCGGCCGCGGTTACCCGCGCCACTACGACCCTTGTTGGCGCCTTGCCCCTGGCCTTGGCCCTGGCGTTTGCCAGCACCGGCACCGGCACCGGCACCGCCGCCAGTGCTGCGCGGGCCCTTGCCCTGACCACGTGGCCCCTGGCCAACGCCATTGCTGGCACTTGGGCCACTGGCGGCAGCACCGGGGCGACGGCCACGGCCCTGACCATTGTTCTGGTTCGGGCTTACGTAGTCGGCACGGTTACCGAAATTGTCGATCTCGTCATCGCGGAACTCATCAGGGGCGCGATCCGGAGGCAACGCAGGCACGGCCGGTGCGCTGGCGCGGGCCGTGCCACGTGGTTGTTGTTCGCGAGCAGGCCTGGCTTTGCTTTGAGTCTTGGTTTTGCCGCCGTCCTTGCCCTTGTCCTTGCGGCCGCCACCTTCCGGTTTGGCGCCACGGGGTGGGCGTGGTTTCTGTGGTTCACGCACTTCCGGGCGTTCTGCCTCGACCTTGCTGGCGTCGAAGCCCAGTTGATCACCGTCGGCGATCTTCTGCTTGGTCATCCGCTCGATGCCCTTGAGCAGTTTCTCTTCGTCCGGGGCGACCAGGGAGATAGCCTCACCGCTACGACCGGCACGGCCAGTACGGCCGATACGGTGCACGTAATCTTCTTCGACGTTGGGCAGCTCGAAGTTGACCACGTGAGGCAGTTGGTCGATGTCCAGACCACGCGCGGCGATGTCGGTGGCAACCAGGATGCGAACCTTGTTCGCCTTGAAGTCGGCCAGGGCCTTGGTGCGGGCGTTCTGGCTCTTGTTGCCATGAATCGCCACGGCAGGCAGGCCGTGTTTGTCCAGGTACTCGGCCAGGCGGTTGGCGCCGTGCTTGGTCCGGGTGAAGACCAGAACCTGTTCCCATGCGCCCGCGGTGATCAGGTGAGCGAGCAGGGCGCGCTTGTGGCTGGCCTGCAGGCGGAACACACGCTGTTCGATACGCTCGACCGTGGTGTTCGGTGGCGTGACTTCGATGCGCTCTGGGTTGTGCAGCAGCTTGCCGGCCAGGTCGGTAATGTCTTTCGAAAAAGTCGCTGAGAACAGCAGGTTCTGGCGCTGCGTAGGCAGCTTGGCCAGAACCTTTTTCACGTCATGGATAAAGCCCATGTCGAGCATGCGGTCGGCTTCGTCCAGCACCAAAATTTCTACGTGCGAAAGGTCGATAGCACGTTGATTGGCGAGGTCTAGCAGGCGACCGGGGCAAGCCACCAGTACATCGACGCCTTTTGCCAGGGCCTGTACCTGTGGGTTCATGCCAACGCCTCCGAAGATGCAGGCGCTGACGAATTTCAAATCGCGGGCATACAGCTTGAAGCTGTCATGCACCTGAGCGGCCAGTTCGCGGGTGGGCGTGAGCACCAGTACGCGCGGCTGTTTCGGGCCATGGCGCTGTTCGCGATCCGGGTGACCGTTGGGGAACAGTCGCTCGAGGATCGGCAGCGCGAAACCGCCTGTCTTACCTGTACCCGTCTGGGCCGCCACCATCAGGTCGCGACCTTGCAACGCGGCGGGGATGGCCCGCTGTTGCACCGGAGTGGGCTGGGTGTAGCCGGCGGCTTCGACCGCACGGACTAAAGCCTCGGAGAGACCGAGGGAGGCAAAGGACATGTGCAATCCTGTCTGGTGAGGGCGTGGCCCTATAGGTGTAGTGCCTGGCTTGAATCGCACGTGGGGCGCGCAATCCCGTCCGGTACTGCTGGCCTCTGGGGTCAGCATCCGGGCGCAAGCCTGGCGGGAAGGCCCGAGTGTAACAGGATTGGTGAGAATCGGCACAACTTGCCGCCGACCGGGCGGAATACGGGCGTTCCCGTACTCCTCGGCGAGTGATGGTGTGGATCAATCGGCCAGGGCGTCGGCATCCTCGCGCTTGGCGAGCTTGTGCTGATCTTCGCTGTTGCCGAGTTTCCAGTAGCTGGAAATGTACAGGTTCTTGCGGTCGACCTGGCGCTCCTCCCTGAAATGCTGGCGCAGGGCACGCATGCTGCTGAACTCGCAGGCAGCCCAGATGCTCGGTCGGCCTGGCAGCCATGCCAGCTCGCGCACGCGATTGACCAGCAGCTGGCTGTCTTCGCCGGGATGCGGGTTGATCAGCCAGTGCAGCTCGACGCCAGCAGGATGTTGCAGCGGCTGGATATCGCGCTCGTCGATCACCTCGATGATGGCGTGCCCGCGGGCGTCAGCCGGCAGTTGTTCGAGGTTGACGCTGAGTGCCGGCAGGGCCGTCATGTCGCCAATCACCAGGAACCAGTCCGCGCTGTTGTCTACCAGCTTTTTCGGGCCGGGGCCGCCGACGACGATGCTGTCGCCCGGGCTGGCGTCTTTGGCCCACTGGGAGGCAGGGCCGGCATCATCGTGCAGGACGAAATCCACGTCGAACTGCTCCGCTCGCTGATGGCGCACGGTGTAGGTGCGCATCAGCGTGTTTTCGCTGCCCGGCGCGGGAAAGATCAGCTTGATGTAGGCGCTTTCCTGATCGGTTGGAAAGCTGTCGATTTCGTCGCCGCCCAGGGTGATGCGCAGCATGTGCGGCGTGACGGGAGTGGATGAAATGACCCGCAGGGTACGGGGAGCAGGGCGTGGCATTGAACTCTCCTGTTGTGACGGCAGTGATCGCCGCCATTCATGTGAGAATTATTATCACTTAATGTCCGTGGCGGCCAGTGCGGGGTGCGGGCGCAGACTTCTTCGCGGTTCCCGAACCCTGGTATCCGACCCAGGTATCGCTTCGCTCAACCCAGGCTACGGCTCAGGTGGACATACGTCGCGTTGTCCACCCGGCGGGCATGTGCCACTGTCAGCTGACGACCCGATAGCACGGCTCGTAGGCGCTGCCGCCTGGCAGCTTCATGCGGTGCTGTTCGACGAAGGCCTGCAGCAGGCGATCCAGCGGTTGCATGATGGTCTTGTCGCCGCGCAGCTCATACGGGCCATGTTGCTCGATCAGGCGGATGCCTTTGTCCTTGACGTTACCGGCGACGATGCCCGAGAAGGCGCGACGCAGGTTGGCGGCCAGTTCGTGCACCGGCTGCTCGCGGGTCAGGTTGAGGCTGGCCATGGCTTCGTGGGTCGGTTCGAAGGGATGTTGGAAGCTCTCGTCGATCTTCAGCAACCAGTTGAAGTGGAAGGCGTCATTGCGCTCGCGGCGGAACTGCTTCACCGCCTTGATGCCAGCCGCCATGTGGCGGGCCACTTCGGCCGGGTCGTTGGGAATCAGCACGTAGCGGTTCTGCGCCTCCACGCCCAGGGTCGCGCCGATGAAGGCGTGCAACTGCTGCAAGTAAGCTTCGGCGCTCTTCGGCCCGGTCAGCACGAGGGGGAAGGGCAGCTCGGCGTTGTCCGGATGCATGAGGATACCGAGCAGATAGAGAAACTCTTCTGCCGTGCCCGCGCCGCCGGGGAAGATGATGATGCCGTGGCCGATGCGCACGAAGGCTTCCAGGCGCTTTTCGATATCCGGCAGGATCACCAGTTCGTTGACGATCGGGTTCGGCGCCTCGGCGGCGATGATGCCCGGCTCGGTCAGCCCCAGGTAGCGGGCGCCGACGATGCGCTGCTTGGCGTGGGAAATGGTGGCGCCCTTCATCGGCCCCTTCATCACACCGGGGCCGCAGCCGGTGCACACGTCCAAGGCACGCAGGCCCAGTTCGTGGCCGACTTTCTTGGTGTATTTGTATTCTTCGGTGTCGATCGAGTGGCCACCCCAGCACACCACCATCTTCGGCTCGGCGCCGGCGCGCAGGGTGCGGGCGTTGCGCAGCAGGTGGAAAACGTAGTCGGTCAGACCGCTGGAGCTGTCCACGTCGACGCGTTTGTTTTCCAGCTCGCTCTGGGTGTAGACGATGTCGCGCAGGGCGCTGAACAGCATCTCGCGGGTACTGGCGATCATCTCGCCATCGACGAAGGCGTCAGCCGGCGCATTGATCAGCTCCAGGCGGATGCCGCGATCCTGCTGGTGGATCTTCACTTCGAAGTCCGGATAGGCCTCGAGGATGGTCTTGGCGTTGTCGCTGTGCGAACCGGTGTTGAGAATTGCCAGGGCGCATTGGCGGAACAGCGCGTAGACGCTACCGGAGCCGGTTTCGCGCAATTGCTGGACTTCACGCTGGGAGAGGGTTTCCAGGCTGCCCTTGGGCGAGACCGAAGCATTGATTTTCTGGCGAGTGAGCATGCAGGCATCCCGTGGTAACGCGACAACTCGAGCCGATCCTGGCTGATCGCGCGATGAAGAATTCAGTCCCGGTGATCGTGACCCATGATGGGGCGTCCGGGTGATGGCGCTGTACTGTCGGCCAGTGGAGGACTCTGGGTCAACGGGTACCGAGTTAACAGGCTGTTGAAAACGATGGCGTTGCCGCTGCCTCGCCTGAGTTTTCAGCAGACTGTTAGGAAAGACGCGGGCCGCGAAAGTTCTAACATTCGCGGCCCGGCAATCAGCCTTGCAGGTTCTTCCACACAGCCAGGCTAGGGGCGGCCTGGTTGAGGGTGTAGAAGTGCAGGCCCGGTGCACCGCCCTGGAGCAGGCGTTCGCACATGTCGGTGATCATTTCTTCACCGAAGCGCTGGATGCTCTGGGTGTCGTCACCATAGGCTTCCAGTTGCTTGCGGACCCAGCGCGGCAGCTCGGCGCCGCAGGCGTCGGAGAAGCGTGCCAGTTTGCTGTAGTTGGTGATCGGCATGATGCCCGGGATCACCGGGATGTCGACGCCCAACTTGCGTACACGCTCGACGAAGTAGAAGTAGCAGTCGGCGTTGAAGAAGTACTGAGTGATCGCACTGCTTGCGCCGGCCTTGGCCTTGCGCACGAAGTTGGCGATGTCGTCTTCGAAGTTACGCGCCTGCGGATGCATTTCCGGGTAGGCCGCTACTTCGATATGAAAGTGATCACCGGTTTCCTGGCGGATCAGCTCGACCAGATCATTGGCATGGCGCAGTTCACCGCTGGACATGCCCATGCCCGAAGGCAGGTCGCCGCGCAGGGCAACGATGCGGTTGATGCCGTTGTTCTTGTACAGATTGAGCAGCTCGATCAATTCGGCCTTGCTGTCGCCGACGCACGACAGGTGCGGTGCGGTAGGCACCTTCACTTCGCCATCGAGTTGCAGCACGGTATTGAGCGTACGGTCGCGGGTGGAGCCACCGGCGCCATAGGTGCAGGAGAAGAATTCCGGGTTGTAACCGGCCAGCTCTCGCGCGGTATTCAGCAGTTTCTCGTGTCCAGCATCGGTCTTCGTCGGGAAGAACTCGAAGCTGACATTGGTTTTTTTCTGGATCATGGAGAAGGTTCCCTTCTCAGCGACAAGCCTCACGCCACAAGCTGCAAGTGGAGTCGGCTCCCTCTTGCAGCGTGTGGCGTGTAGCGTGTAGCTGGGGTTAGTAGCGGTAGCTGTCCGGCTTGAACGGGCCTTCGACCGGAACGCCGATGTACTCGGCCTGCTTGGTGGTCAGTTGGGTGACCACGCCGCCGAAGCCTTTCACCATTTCCAGTGCGACTTCTTCATCCAGCTTCTTCGGCAGTACTTCGACGGTCAGGCGCTCGGCCTTCTTCTCGGCCGACAGGTCGGCGAACTTCTGCTCGAACAGGAAGATCTGGGCGAGAACCTGGTTGGCGAAAGAGCCGTCCATGATGCGGCTCGGGTGGCCCGTGGCGTTGCCCAGGTTCACCAGACGGCCTTCGGCCAGCAGGATCAGGTAGTCGTCATTACGCGGGTCGAATTGGCCAGCGCCGGTGCGGTGGATCTTGTGCACCTGCGGTTTGACCTCTTCCCACGCCCAGTTCTTGCGCATGAAAGCAGTGTCGATCTCGTTGTCGAAGTGACCGATGTTGCAGACCACGGCACGAGCTTTCAGCGCCTTGAGCATGCCGGCGTCACAGACGTTGGCGTTGCCGGTGGTGGTGACGATCAGGTCGATCTTGCCCAGCAGGGCCTTGTCGATGCTGGCGTCGGTGCCGTCATTGCGGCCGTCGATGTACGGCGAAACGAGTTCGTAGCCGTCCATGCAGGCCTGCATGGCGCAGATCGGATCGATCTCGGAAACCTTGACGATCATGCCTTCCTGACGCAGCGAGGCAGCCGAGCCCTTGCCCACGTCGCCGTAGCCGATGACCAGCGCTTGCTTGCCCGACAGCAGGTGGTCGGTGCCGCGCTTGATGGCGTCGTTGAGGCTGTGACGGCAGCCGTACTTGTTGTCGTTCTTGCTCTTGGTGACCGCGTCGTTGACGTTGATCGCCGGGACTTTCAGGGTGCCGGCCTTGAGCATGTCGAGCAGGCGATGAACACCGGTGGTGGTTTCTTCGGTGACGCCGTGGACGTTGGTCAGCACCTGCGGGTACTTGTCATGCAGGATCTGAGTCAGGTCGCCGCCGTCGTCGAGCACCATGTTGGCGTCCCACGGCTGGCCGTCCTTGAGGATGGTCTGCTCGATGCACCACTCGTACTCGGCTTCGGTCTCGCCTTTCCAGGCGAACACCGGAATACCGGCGGCGGCGATGGCGGCAGCGGCCTGATCCTGAGTGGAGAAGATGTTGCACGACGACCAGCGCACTTCGGCGCCCAGCGCAGTCAGCGTCTCGATCAGCACGCCGGTCTGGATGGTCATGTGAATGCAGCCGAGGATCTTCGCGCCTTTCAGCGGTTGTTCGGCAGCGTACTTGCGACGTAGGCCCATCAGTGCCGGCATCTCGGATTCGGCGATGATCAGCTCTTTACGGCCCCAATCGGCCAGGGAAATGTCAGCGACTTTGTAGTCGGTAAAAGCAGCGCTCATGCAAAAGCTCTCCAATCGATGATCTGTGATCAGATAGGTGAAAACCGGTATGCCCGGCCTGATGGCCATGGCTCGCTACGTTTTCACGCAGTCCGATTGGGCGCCGTTGATGCGTTTGGGTAACGCCCCATCCGAGCCTGACAAGCCTTTGGCTTGCTGCAGCGCCCCTCGGACAGGTGGCGGGAACGCTCAGGCAGTGCCGAGCGTATGAAACGTGGCGATTATAGCCTTGCCGGCGCGCCAGCCCAAGGTTTTCCGTCGTCCCGTATCGGCCATCGATGCACCTGATACCGAGCCTTAATCGATGCCATTGAAAACGCGCCCGCGACAACTGCCGCCTGCCTTTGCGATCATGGTTCGCGAACGATAGCGATGGATAAGGAGTGCAGATGAACTTCCACACACGCAAGTGGGTAAAGCCCGAAGACCTCAACCCCAACGGCACCCTGTTCGGCGGCAGCCTGCTGAAGTGGATCGACGAAGAAGCGGCGATCTACGCCATCATCCAGCTCGGCACTCAGCGCGTGGTGACCAAGCTGATCTCGGAGATCAACTTCGTCGCCTCGGCCCGGCAGAGCGACATCATCGAACTGGGCATCACCGCCAGCGAGTTCGGTCGTACCTCGATCACCATGCGCTGTGAAGTGCGCAACAAGATCACCCGCAAGAGCATCCTGACCATCGACAAGATGGTCTTCGTCAATCTGGACGAGAACGGCCAGCCTGCGCCCCACGGCAAGACCGAAATCACCTATATCAAGGATCAGTTCAAGGACTGAGTCGCTGGGGCGCGCGGACGCCAGGCGATGAGTCTTTCCGCGTCTGTTGATCAGAAGCCGTCGACGCCGGCCAGGCGCAATCGGTCGCCCAGCGCGACTATCTCCTCGTGCTGGAAAAACCTCTGCAGCTGAGCGGCGCGGGTCGGGCCGATTCCTGGCAGCTTCTGCCACTCGACCAGGCTGCGCTGTTGCAGTTGTGACCAGTCCTTGATAGCCAGGTTGTCCGGGTTGATTGGTGTGCCTAGGGCGCGCAGCCAGGCATTGAATGGGCGTTGCCGGGCTTCGGCGAAGCGCTTTCTGAGCGTGGCAGCAGTCTGTTGGCCGATGCCCGGTACGGCGAGTAGCTGCTCCTCACTGAGCTCCAGCCAGTCGAGCAGGCTGTCGATACGCTGGGCCTGCAAAAGCTTCTCCCACGTTCCAGCGCCGATGTCAGGCAGGTTTAGTGCCTGTTTGCTGCTGAGCCAGGTAAGGCGGGCGTGGAACTGGCTGGTGCAGGGAGCGGAGGCGCGCAGGCAGCTCAGCGCGTGGTAATCGTCACGGCGCGGAACGTCGAGTTCGTGGCGGTTTGCTGTCTGCACTACCACGTCAGTCAGTTGCGGAATGGTTTGCCCGGCAAGGCGGATGGCGACTTGATCGCCCGGGCGAATATCCAGTTGCTGCCAGCGTTCCAGTGAGCCCGCGCTGACTACGCGAATGGTGCGGTCGTCGAGTTTCACTGGGTGTAGACGCAGCAGCGGGGTGATGCGACCGCTACGGCCGATGCTGAACTCGACGCCGTTGACCAGCGCCAGGGCCTCGCTGGCCGGGTATTTCCAAGCCGCTGCCCAGTGTGGCGGCTCGGCGCGCCAGCGTTCGCCGGATGGGCGCTGGCCTTGGCGCAGAACCACGCCGTCAGTAGCGAAGGGCAGTGGATTACGGTACCAGCGCTCGCGCCATTGCCTGGCCTCGGTGGCGGTAATGACGGGGTGGCTGTAGTGGCGGCTGTCGTCAAAACCCAACTGCGCCAGGTGGTCGAGACGTTGCTGCATATCGTCCGGGCCATTGGGCCAGTCCCAAACGAACAGCCCAATGTCGTTCGCTTGGGCTTCTTGCAGATCCTCTCGTGCCATCAATCCGGCGACCGTGCTGCGCGCCGAAGCGCCGCCGTGCTTGGCCTGAATGTGTGCAGGGCGCTGCAGGTACAGCTCGCCTTGCAGCACTAGTTCGCTGTCATCAGTGAGGTGCTTGGGAATGGCCGCAATCCGTGTGGCGCGTGATGTCCAGTCCTGGCCGGTGTTGCCGTCCCCGCGGCTGATCGCCTGCTGCAGGTGGCCGCCGCTGTAAATCAGCGTGACCGCGACGCCATCGACCTTGGGCTGAATCCACAAGGCCTGGCGTGAGGCCATCCAGCGGTTCACGGCGCGCTCATCTTCGAGCTTGCGCAGACCTGTCTGGGTCACCGGATGTCGCGCCGGGCCGCCAGCACCGCTCAGTGGGTTGGCCGTTGCCGTGTCGCTCAGGCAACGTTGCCAATGCTCCAGGCGGGTGCGGGCTTGATCGTAGAGTTCATCGCTGACCAGCGAGCGGCCTTGGCGATGATAGGCGTCGTCCCATTGGGCTATCTGGGCGGAGAGCTCATTGAGTTGGCGGCTGTGTGCGGTTGTCTGTTTGGGGCATTCGTCGGCGTGGACGAGTGAGGCCAGCAGGACGGGAAGGGCGGCAGCGATCCAGTGTTTCATGGGCGGAGCATCCTTGCTCGGGCGATGATTTCTGCAGGCTAGCCGCATATCGCTCATGCCGCAAACGCAGTACAGCACTGCTGCGGGCGGGTCGTAAGTAGCGACTGGCCGACATTTTGGCCATTTCAAGTTTGGCCGAAACAATTTGTGAATGATAAAATTCCGCTTCTTCCCGCGTATCAAATGGAATTGCCCGGCGGCGGGATTCAATTGCCGGGTCTCATCACTCAAGGGTCTACTTCTAATGCGTCTTTCCGTTTTGTTCTGTGCTGTTTCGTTGGTATGCGGCAGTGCCTTCGTACAGGCGGCTGATGATATGCAGGCCAAGTGCGATCAGAAACTCTCCGCCAACGCCGAGAAGCTGGCTCAGGTCAAGCAACTGGCCGGCCTGCTCGGCAATCAGCAGGCCAACGACACCATCGCTCAGGTCGAGGGTGGGTGCAGTCAGTTGGGCGCCAATGCCGCCACGTCCGATGAGACTGTCGCGCAAACCCAGGGCAATGGCACAGCTGAAAACATCACAGCTGCTGCCGAAACCCTGAAAGGGTTGGGCTCGCTGTTCGGTAAATAGCAATAAGAATATCTGCCTTGCAGGTGTGAAAAAGCCTCCGTGAGCGTTGCGTCCACGGAGGCTTTTTTGTGTCCGTTGCCCGGCTCTCGCCGGGCAACTCGGCCTTAGAGGCCGGCAGCGGCGCGCAGGTCTGCAGCCTTGTCGGTCTTCTCCCAGGTGAAGCTGGTGAAGCTGTCGTCACCGACAGTCAGTTGCTGCGGCTCGCGGCCGAAGTGGCCGTAGGCGGCGGTCGGCTGGTACATCGGGTGCAGCAGGTCGAGCATCTTGGTGATGGCGTACGGGCGCAGGTCGAACACGTCGCGCACCAGTTTGACGATGGTCTCGTCCGCTACCTTGTTGGTGCCGAAGGTGTTGATCGAAATCGAGGTCGGCTGGGCGACGCCGATGGCGTAGGAAACCTGAATCTCGCAGCGCTCGGCCAGGCCGGCGGCAACGATGTTCTTGGCGACATAGCGGCCGGCATAAGCCGCGCTGCGGTCGACCTTGGATGGATCCTTGCCGGAGAACGCGCCGCCGCCGTGGCGAGCCATGCCGCCATAGCTGTCGACGATGATCTTGCGGCCAGTCAGGCCGCAGTCGCCCACTGGGCCACCGATCACGAAGTTGCCGGTCGGGTTGATGTGGTACTGGGTGTCCTTGTGCAGCAGTTCGGCGGGCAGGCTGTGCTTGATCACCAGCTCCATTACCGCTTCACGTAGGTCGCTCAGGCTGACATCCGGGTTGTGCTGGGTGGATAGCACCACCGCGTCGATGCCAACCACTTTGCCGTGCTCGTAACGGCAGGTGACCTGGCTCTTGGCGTCCGGGCGCAGCCACGGCAGCAGGCCAGATTTGCGGGCTTCGGCCTGACGCTCGACCAGCGCGTGAGAGAAGCGGATCGGCGCCGGCATCAGCACGTCGGTTTCGTTGCTGGCATAGCCGAACATCAGGCCCTGGTCGCCAGCGCCCTGATCTTCCGGTTTGGCGCGGTCGACACCTTGGTTGATGTCCGGGGACTGCTTGCCAATGATGTTCATCACGCCACAGGTCGCGCCGTCAAAGCCGACATCCGAGCTGGTGTAGCCGATGTTGCAGATCACGTCGCGCACGATCTGCTCGAGGTCGACCCAGGCGCTGGTGGTGACTTCGCCGGCGATGATCGCCACGCCGGTCTTGACCAGTGTTTCGACGGCCACGCGGGCGTGTTTGTCCTGGGTGATGATGGCGTCGAGGACGGCATCGGAAATCTGGTCGGCGATCTTGTCCGGATGACCTTCGGACACGGACTCGGAGGTAAACAGGGAGTATTCGCTCATCTATCGGTTGTCCTGGCGAGTGAGGGCCTTTCGGCCACGTACGGGAGTGATGGCGTGCGCTGGAAATGGCGCACCTGAATTTGAAAACCATTGCGCAGGCCGACATACAGGCTCTCGCCTTGTGTCAGCCCGGCGACGACGGCCCAGTGGGCCAGGTCGTCCTGTTCGAAGCCTAGCCAGAGATCGCCGCAGGTGTCGCGGGCCCAACTTTGGTTGTGGCTGCACAGTTCTGTGATCAACAGGCTGCCGCCATCGTTCACGCGGCCTGCGAGTATCTGCAGGGCCTGAGCCGGTGCGGCGAAGTGATGCAGCACCATGTTTAACACTACGCAGTCGGCGCTGGGGTAGTCGTCGAGCAGGGCGTCGGCAAGTTGCAACTGAACGTTATCCAGGCCGTCGTGCTCACAGCGCAGGCGTGCCAGCTCAAGCATGGCCGGGCTGTTATCCAGTGCGGTGACTTGGCCGAAGCGGCTCGCCAGTTCGGGCAAAAAGCTGCCATCGCCGGGGCCGATCTCCAGGGCGCGGGCGTTGGCAGGAAAGTCCAGTGAGTCGAGCAGGGCCAGCACGCTGTCGCGGTATTGCGGCAGGCCGGCGATCAGATCCTGCTGAGCCTGGAAGCGCTCTGCGCTACGGGCAAAGAAATCCTGGCTGGCAGCCGCGCGCTGCTGATGCACCTGGGCGATGCGTTCGCGCACCTCGAGCGGCAGGGCCAGCCGATCGACTTCCTGGAGCAGGGCGCCGTGCAGCGTACCGCCAACAGTTTCCATCTGGGCCAGGGCGCGGCGATAGAAAATCGCGTTGCCTTCCCGGCGCGTCGCCACCAGGCCGGCCTGGGCCAGCACCTTCAAGTGGTGGCTGATGCCGGACTGGCCAATGGCGAAGATCTGCGCCAGCTCCAGTACGCCGAACGAATCGTTGGCCAGTGCGCGCAAAACATTCAGGCGCAGCGGGTCGCCCGCTGCCTTGCACAGGGCGGAGAGAGCATCGGCGGGCTCGAA
Coding sequences:
- a CDS encoding YceI family protein; protein product: MLKKTFAALALGTALLGAGHAMAADYAIDKQGQHAFVNFKISHLGYSWLYGTFKDFDGSFSFDEKNPEASKVNVTLKTESVDTNHAERDKHIRSADFLNVSKNPTATFASTAVKSTGKDTADITGNLTLNGVTKPVVIAAKFLGQGDDPWGGYRAGFEGSTKLKLKDFNIEKDLGPASQEVELIISVEGVRK
- a CDS encoding cytochrome b; translation: MQWRNSTFRYGLVSVSLHWLVAIAVFGLFALGFWMVGLSYYSGWYQTAPNIHKSIGILLFMVMAARLLWRWISPPPPALPEHGRLTRVASKLGHSFLYLGLFVLMISGYLISTADGRPISVFGLFDVPASVTSIPNQGDVAGLIHEYLAWTIVIFAVLHGLAALKHHFIDRDRTLLRIFGR
- a CDS encoding siderophore-interacting protein; translation: MPRPAPRTLRVISSTPVTPHMLRITLGGDEIDSFPTDQESAYIKLIFPAPGSENTLMRTYTVRHQRAEQFDVDFVLHDDAGPASQWAKDASPGDSIVVGGPGPKKLVDNSADWFLVIGDMTALPALSVNLEQLPADARGHAIIEVIDERDIQPLQHPAGVELHWLINPHPGEDSQLLVNRVRELAWLPGRPSIWAACEFSSMRALRQHFREERQVDRKNLYISSYWKLGNSEDQHKLAKREDADALAD
- a CDS encoding DEAD/DEAH box helicase; this encodes MSFASLGLSEALVRAVEAAGYTQPTPVQQRAIPAALQGRDLMVAAQTGTGKTGGFALPILERLFPNGHPDREQRHGPKQPRVLVLTPTRELAAQVHDSFKLYARDLKFVSACIFGGVGMNPQVQALAKGVDVLVACPGRLLDLANQRAIDLSHVEILVLDEADRMLDMGFIHDVKKVLAKLPTQRQNLLFSATFSKDITDLAGKLLHNPERIEVTPPNTTVERIEQRVFRLQASHKRALLAHLITAGAWEQVLVFTRTKHGANRLAEYLDKHGLPAVAIHGNKSQNARTKALADFKANKVRILVATDIAARGLDIDQLPHVVNFELPNVEEDYVHRIGRTGRAGRSGEAISLVAPDEEKLLKGIERMTKQKIADGDQLGFDASKVEAERPEVREPQKPRPPRGAKPEGGGRKDKGKDGGKTKTQSKARPAREQQPRGTARASAPAVPALPPDRAPDEFRDDEIDNFGNRADYVSPNQNNGQGRGRRPGAAASGPSASNGVGQGPRGQGKGPRSTGGGAGAGAGAGKRQGQGQGQGANKGRSGAGNRGRGQQRDTTTSLNRDELPRQEPAVRSSRDKQPVIVHKSSRSDRLPTPEQLDQLQSSRPRGEKPALLTRNRDS
- the metF gene encoding methylenetetrahydrofolate reductase [NAD(P)H], producing the protein MIQKKTNVSFEFFPTKTDAGHEKLLNTARELAGYNPEFFSCTYGAGGSTRDRTLNTVLQLDGEVKVPTAPHLSCVGDSKAELIELLNLYKNNGINRIVALRGDLPSGMGMSSGELRHANDLVELIRQETGDHFHIEVAAYPEMHPQARNFEDDIANFVRKAKAGASSAITQYFFNADCYFYFVERVRKLGVDIPVIPGIMPITNYSKLARFSDACGAELPRWVRKQLEAYGDDTQSIQRFGEEMITDMCERLLQGGAPGLHFYTLNQAAPSLAVWKNLQG
- the ppnN gene encoding nucleotide 5'-monophosphate nucleosidase PpnN, encoding MLTRQKINASVSPKGSLETLSQREVQQLRETGSGSVYALFRQCALAILNTGSHSDNAKTILEAYPDFEVKIHQQDRGIRLELINAPADAFVDGEMIASTREMLFSALRDIVYTQSELENKRVDVDSSSGLTDYVFHLLRNARTLRAGAEPKMVVCWGGHSIDTEEYKYTKKVGHELGLRALDVCTGCGPGVMKGPMKGATISHAKQRIVGARYLGLTEPGIIAAEAPNPIVNELVILPDIEKRLEAFVRIGHGIIIFPGGAGTAEEFLYLLGILMHPDNAELPFPLVLTGPKSAEAYLQQLHAFIGATLGVEAQNRYVLIPNDPAEVARHMAAGIKAVKQFRRERNDAFHFNWLLKIDESFQHPFEPTHEAMASLNLTREQPVHELAANLRRAFSGIVAGNVKDKGIRLIEQHGPYELRGDKTIMQPLDRLLQAFVEQHRMKLPGGSAYEPCYRVVS